In Zingiber officinale cultivar Zhangliang chromosome 6A, Zo_v1.1, whole genome shotgun sequence, a single genomic region encodes these proteins:
- the LOC121994944 gene encoding uncharacterized protein LOC121994944 encodes MFCSFHQSVTHNTWGCQGLTPIISQPTPKGYRRRSPSPDRRDRHRSTGRQEEERKEPECHHHQRREETNRSRIPAKRNRSSAQEEENRNNPFRGKIGMIARGSIDGDFNRARKSYARRLEIHVIGCNKEKTEGPQISFGPSDLEGVEIPHDDALIIRAVIANNTIHRTFVDTGSSRVCIDFYDLNKAFPKDFYPLPRIDQLVDLTAGCKLICMLDVYQRYHQVSLARENQEKINFITADGIYCYNAMSFGLKNAEATYQRLMNKVFLRKINHNMEVYVDGILIKSL; translated from the exons atgttttgttcattccaccAGTCGGTGACGCACAATACGTGGGGCTGCCAAGGACTGACACCGATCATCAGCCAACCGACCCCCAAAGGATATCGCCGTCGTTCCCCGTCCCCTGATAGACGAGATCGGCACCGATCGACTGGCcggcaagaggaagaaagaaaggagCCCGAGTGCCATCACCATCAGCGGAGGGAGGAAACTAATCGCTCCAGGATCCCGGCCAAGCGAAATAGGTCATCTGCCCAGGAAGAGGAAAACAGAAACAACCCTTTCCGGGGAAAGATAGGCATGATTGCCAGAGGGTCGATCGATGGCGACTTCAACCGGGCCAGGAAATCATACGCTCGACGCCTGGAGATCCATGTCATAGGGTGCAACAAAGAGAAGACCGAAGGGCCTCAAATCAGCTTCGGCCCCAGCGATCTGGAGGGGGTcgagatccctcatgatgatgcgctGATCATCCGAGCAGTGATCGCCAACAACACCATTCACCGGACCTTCGTCGACAcggggagttcg CGAGTTTGCATCGACTTCTACGATCTCAACAAGGCCTTCCCAAAAGACTTCTATCCACTGCCTAGgatagatcaactggtggacttgACGGCGGGCTgcaagctgatctgcatgctcgacgtgTATCAAagataccatcaagtgtcgctcgcccgcgaGAATCAAGAGAAGATCAACTTCATTACGGCCGACGGAATATACTGCTACAACGccatgtcgttcggattgaagaacgccgaAGCTACCTACCAGAGgctaatgaataaagtgttcctACGGAAGATCAAccataatatggaggtatacgtcgatggcATACTTATCAAATCCCTCTGA